ATTCGAATTCGCGGAGGGCCTCGCACCCCACTGACGTCACCGAGTCACCTCTGGAAATCTGCTTGTCGCGGGTGGTGGAGTCCACACCACAGCGGGCCAATGTGCCTATTAGCATAGCCCCGCCCCCACCACGCGGTTCCCCGCTCGCGGGTGGCCAGCGGCGATGCCACTCAGCGTCCCACCTCCTGGCCCCGCCCACGCTGcgagccccgccccctcgcctGGGCGCAGCCTACCCCGCTGCctgccccgctccccgcccctcccggggcCTCCCGCCGTCCGGGCTCCTGATTGGCCGCGCTGCCTGCCAGTGCCCGTCCCCCgggctccggccccgcccccggagggaGCGGGCGCTTGCCGGCTAGGCGGCGGGTTCGGCTGCGCGGCGAGGCTGAGGCGGCCGCGGCGGCCAGAGCTCAGGTAAGGGCGCGTGCAGCCGCCGGCCGGGCCGGGGTCCGGCGGCCCTGCCTCGGGCTCGGGGGGCAGGGGCGTGGCCGGGGCGGAGGGCGGCCCTGGGCGGCCCGGGGCAGGCGCCCTGGAACGGCTCCGGTTTGGCTGTGGACCGAGTTGGGGGTCGCGGTCCGTGAGGAAGGGGCTGGAGTCGAGGGGCCCGGCTGGAGTCGGGGGTCGCGGTCCGTGAGGAAGGGGCCGGAGTCGAGGGTCCCGGCTGGAGTCGGGGGTCGCGGTCCGTGAGGAAGGGGCCGGAGTCGAGGGTCCCGGCCGGAGTCGGGGGTCGCGGTCCGTGAGGAGGGGGTCGGAGTCGAGGGTCCCGGCCGGAGTCGGGGGTCGCGGTCCGTGAGGAGGGGGTCGGAGTCGAGGGTCCCGGCCGGAGTCGGGGGTCGCGGTCCGTGAGGAGGGGGTCGGAGTCGAGGGTCCTGGCCGGAGTCGGGGGTCGCGGTCCGTGAGGAGGGGGTCGGAGTCGAGGGTCCCGGCTGGAGTCGGGGTCGCGGTCCGTGAGGAGGGGGTCGGAGTCGAGGGTCCCGGCCGGAGTCGGGGGTCGCGGTCCGTGAGGAGGGGGTCGGAGTCGAGGGTCCCGGCCGGAGTCGGGGGTCGCGGTCCGTGAGGAAGGGGCTGGAGTCGAGGGGCCCGGCTGGAGTCGGGGGTCGCGGTCCTTGAGGAAGGGGCCGGAGTCGAGGGTCCCGGCCGGAGTCGGGGTCGCGGTCCGTGAGGAGGGGGCCGGAGTCGAGGGTCCCGGCCGGAGTCGGGGTCGCGGTCCGTGAGGAGGGGGTCGGAGTCGAGGGTCCCGGCTGGAGTCGGGGTCGCGGTCCGTGAGGAGGGGGGTCGGAGTCGAGGGTCCCGGCCGGAGTCGGGGGGTCGCGGTCCGTGAGGAAGGGGCTGGAGTCGAGGGGCCCGGCTGGAGTCGGGGGTCGCGGTCCTTGAGGAAGGGGCCGGAGTCGAGGGTCCCGGCCGGAGTCGGGGTCGCGGTCCGTGAGGAGGGGGCCGGAGTCGAGGGTCCCGGCCGGAGTCGGGGTCGCGGTCCTTGAGGAAGGGGCTGGAGTCGAGGGTCCCGGCCGGAGTCGGGGTCGCGGTCCGTGAGGAGGGGGCTGGAGTCGAGGGTCCCGGCCGGAGTCGGGGGTCGCGGTCCTTGAGGAGGGGCTGGAGTCGAGGGTCCCGGCCGGAGTCGGGGTCGCGGTCCTTGAGGAAGGGGCTGGAGTCGAGGGTCCCGGCCGGAGTCGGGGTCGCGGTCCGTGAGGAGGGGGCTGGAGTCGAGGGTCCCGGCCGGAGTCGGGGTCGCGGTCCTTGAGGAAGGGGCTGGAGTCGAGGGTCCCGGCCGGAGTCGGGGTCGCGGTCCTTGAGGAAGGGGCTGGAGTCGAGGGTCCCGGCTGGAGTCGGGGTCGCGGTCCGTGAGGAGGGGGCCGGAGTCGAGGGTCCCGGCCGGAGTCGGGGTCGCGGTCCGTGAGGAGGGGGTTCGGAGTCGAGGGTCCCGGCCGTAGTCGGGGTCGCGGTCCTTGAGGAAGGGGCCGGAGTCGAGGGTCCCGGCCGGAGTCGGGGTCGCGGGTCCGTGAGGAGGGGGCCGGAGTCGAGGGTCCCGGCCGGAGTCGGGGTCGCGGTCCTTGAGGAAGGGGCTGGAGTCGAGGGTCCCGGCCGGAGTCGGGGTCGCGGTCCGTGAGGAGGGGGCTGGAGTCGAGGGTCCCGGCCGGAGTCGGGGTCGCGGTCCTTGAGGAAGGGGCTGGAGTCGAGGTCCCGGCCGGAGTCGGGGTCGCGGTCCTTGAGGAAGGGGCTGGAGTCGAGGGTCCCGGCTGGAGTCGGGGTCGCGGTCCGTGAGGAGGGGGTCGGAGTCGAGGGTCCTGGCCGGAGTCGGGGGTCGTGGTCCGTGAGGAGGGGGTCGGAGTCGAGGGTCCCGGCTGGAGTCGGGGGTCGCGGTCCGTGAGGAGGGGGTCGGAGTCGAGGGTCCCGGCTGGAGTCGGGGTCGCAGTCCGTGAGGAGGGGGCTGCGTCCCGGTCCCCGCCGGAGTCGGGGGCTCAGAGTCCGTAGGAAGGGGCTGAGGCTGTAGTTGGGGGTCTGGGCTGGGAAtggggtaggggggcaggggaggggcagagctgggcatCAGAgctggcaggggagagggaataGTGCTAGAGCTGCAGGTGGCGGTTATCTGAGGAGGGGCCAGGTGGGGGAGGACTTGAAAGTGGAGGGTGGCtgaggagggggctgcaggggcggggggaggcgtgCAGCCAGCGGGGAGCTGGGGACCCAGGGGGGCGTGGGGGTGATCTGGGAAAGGCGCACAGTGAGGCTGCGATGGGCGGCAAGTGCTCCAGGCTACTTggagcaggggtgtgggggtggatcCTAAGGGCCCTGGGGGCCCAGCTGTGGACACTGTGAAACCTGGTGCTGCTGTTTTGGGGGAAGGCAACTAGTCAGGAGGAAATGGGGGGGTCTTGGCTAGAAGTCAGTTGTAAGGATTGTGGAGGCCACTCGCCCCCCTGTTTTGGAGGGCTGATCATTTGGTGCCGGAGAGGGGTCTGCAGAAGCCCCTTGGCCACAGTGAGCTGGAGGAGGTGGGAGTCCAACACACTTTGGGAGGTCCGCTCCTAGGATGTAGGGTATAAGGAGACGGTCCTGGAAGCAGAAAGGTTTGTGTCCGTGACTGAATTTTTCAGGAGTTTTTGGGCTCAGGAACGAGGAACCCAGGTGGGAGTTTTGGGGGCCATAGTATTGAGACGTGTGGGTGGCACTTTGTTTTTCCTGGGGAGTGGGGGTTGCCGGGGGCTGGAAGGTGGGCGGGAGAAGACAGGTGTGATGAACAGCAGCTCAGAGGCTTTGATTGTTGCTGGGTGTCCCGGATGCAGAAACGCCAAGTTCACACACTTGTCCAGTTGGACGCCGAGCTCTTGCGGACATTAAGAGTGTAGTGAGCTCTGGACGGCGGGCCTGTGTGCTGCTGCGTGGCTGTGGCCTCGGTGCCTCTGGGGGAGTTGACTTTGCTCCTCGGTGAGAGGGGACTAAGAAGGCCATAGCAGGCACCTCATagggctgctggggggggggggggtcagatgAGGGAGTGCACGCACCTAGCACActcctggcacatggcaggggGACGTGAGACGTCGATAATAATGTTCtaaattaagggtttttttttttttgggaggggggaagGTGGGTGGGTAGAATTACTGGGTTGTCACAGAgggtaggggaggggaggaatcaGCTGGAGCTTGACTCCGGTCCTTCAGCCTTGGGGTGCACATGAGATCACCCCTGGAGCTTTAACAAAGAATCTCTTCAGGGGGTGGGGTGAAGTCCATATTATTaaaagtaaggggaaaaaaaacaaagggtcTGAGACCAGGAAATTCTGAAGGCCTGTCCAGAAATAGGCACATTCACTTAGAGAATGTTGCATGGGTCATTCTGATTTAGGTGTACCCCCGGGCGCCATTCCAATGTGTACCCTAAGGGGACCCGTGTGCCGCAATTATATGCTCTTTAATTATATGAACTCTATAGCTGGAGCTCATATGATGGACTTGGGTCTCTCCGCTCAGCACTGCCAACATCGGGGTGTCTTGGGCACTGTGGGGTCTGAGAAGCATCCGTGGCCCCATGCACTCCATGCCAGCAGCACCCTGAGTTGTGATGGCCCGGACGTCCCCAGACCTTGCCCAGCGCTGGCTGGGTGCAGAATCACCCTGGTGGAAACCCGCTGTTTCAGGCAAAATGAGGTTCTTTTCCCCTTTGCAGACCATATCTCACCTTTGATCCTTAGGAAGGTCGGCCATTCAGATTTGGggttgcctttaaaaaaaaaaatttttttttaagattttatttatttattcatgagagacacacagagagagaaagagagaggcagagacataggcagagggagaagcaagctccatgcaaggagcctgatgtgggactcgatccctggtctccaggatcacaccccaggctgcaggcagggccaaaccgctgcgccaccggggctgccctggggttgCCTTTTAAATCTAGAGTGCTCAGTTTGAGAGGAAGAATGTCTTTAGAAGATTTCAGAACCTGGCTTCCTTCTTGGTGGGTTTTCTGTGACTCTTGAACACACATTACAGTGATCTTATGCGTAGGATGAATTGATAAGTTCACAAGCATTGAAAGATGCCAAACTTCTAgattcattttcctgtttttaaccTATAGAGTGTGAGGGTTGCAGAGAGGTCAGAGTTGTTTGGAGAATCTGTCTTACTTAGGAAATATCCTGTGCTTGATGCCATTGTTTTCTGCTCTCATTTCATGCTTCGTAAAGCCCGTGGTCCTGTGGTTTGAAGGGAAGGATGGTGGAATATGAATGACCTAACACACAGGCTCAGCTTCGAATTTACTGAATGGACGCATTATTTTTGTACACTGTGTAGTAGAGTAAAAAGCTGCTTCTTCCATTCAAGGTGTTGTTacaaattttctcatttgcatCTGGAGACCAAGAATAGTCTTTAAAATGGCACTTACTAGGTCATTACTATTCTTGAAGCCCTTTGTAGTTTCTTACAAAAGAGCCATTGTGCACGGCCTCCGTGACTTTGGAACTTTCTGGAGCTTTCTAGAGAGGATGGTTACCAGGACAGTTGCACCATTGCTGGGTGTCCATGCAGAGTtac
This window of the Canis lupus dingo isolate Sandy chromosome 20, ASM325472v2, whole genome shotgun sequence genome carries:
- the LOC112666966 gene encoding basic proline-rich protein-like; translation: MYSMCLSLTPVTPAPIKDTHSWQPGARDIHLECCQTLLSATPAASGLASPTWAEGARLWAPPSHRSRGLDEREPQTPNYSLSPFLRTLSPRLRRGPGRSPLLTDCDPDSSRDPRLRPPPHGPRPPTPAGTLDSDPLLTDHDPRLRPGPSTPTPSSRTATPTPAGTLDSSPFLKDRDPDSGRDLDSSPFLKDRDPDSGRDPRLHPFLKDRDPDSGRDPRLRPPPHGPATPTPAGTLDSGPFLKDRDPDYGRDPRLRTPSSRTATPTPAGTLDSGPLLTDRDPDSSRDPRLQPLPQGPRPRLRPGPSTPAPSSRTATPTPAGTLDSSPLLTDRDPDSGRDPRLQPLPQGPRPRLRPGPSTPAPPQGPRPPTPAGTLDSSPLLTDRDPDSGRDPRLQPLPQGPRPRLRPGPSTPAPSSRTATPTPAGTLDSGPFLKDRDPRLQPGPSTPAPSSRTATPRLRPGPSTPTPLLTDRDPDSSRDPRLRPPPHGPRPRLRPGPSTPAPSSRTATPTPAGTLDSGPFLKDRDPRLQPGPSTPAPSSRTATPDSGRDPRLRPPPHGPRPPTPAGTLDSDPLLTDRDPDSSRDPRLRPPPHGPRPPTPARTLDSDPLLTDRDPRLRPGPSTPTPSSRTATPDSGRDPRLRPPPHGPRPPTPAGTLDSGPFLTDRDPRLQPGPSTPAPSSRTATPDSSRAPRLQPLPHGPRPPTRSTAKPEPFQGACPGPPRAALRPGHAPAPRARGRAAGPRPGRRLHAPLPELWPPRPPQPRRAAEPAA